One window of Hydractinia symbiolongicarpus strain clone_291-10 chromosome 3, HSymV2.1, whole genome shotgun sequence genomic DNA carries:
- the LOC130636380 gene encoding E3 ubiquitin-protein ligase CBL-like, with protein MAAVNVDEERGNESVRSWFSRIQDTLSLAVSSTARIIVDKKAFEKAGRSIEKVLRLCQNPRLNLNNSPPFMLDILPETHSHLKLILQNYDDKLQQLNEYEYFKIYLENLDHKCKQVLRLFKESKDRVFDERDNSRRKLTKLSLIFSHMLSDLKAIFPHGCYIGNNFKITKADAVEFWNTSFGSSRTIVPWKQFREHLQTVHPIGSNLEAIALKTTIDFVVNEHVSIFEFDVFTRLFAPWSNIIQNWNLLAVTHPGYLAFLTYDEVKETLTKYFHKPGSYIFRLSCTRLGQWAIGYVTAEGTILQTIPQHKTLMQALVDGARDGFYIFPNGQDFNPDLQPFLVESKEQHIQVSEEQYEIYVEMGSTFQLCKICAENDKDTKIEPCGHLMCHLCLVHWQDTGGTGCPFCRSDIKGIENVIVDPFSHKLKAEKTKNDTSPDNPPRVGNKAPSAPNETLPRSMPIHNNRVEEINHAEMIQPPHQMHQQSLPHLPDRGNHQRPQRKRPESPAAGQFEDATNWVSSNMTRDTNVDDAQLFSATAQISNADLTEQNTPPVIVSPPPLPHRQPNFESCWDRPQRSPRSSPLHSPQSSPFHSPNGSPTNSRRRVPSPGLDDGAVPPRIPQPYKGNSSLLREHAVKANSSELLSEGIHSRCGLNHADTNNVGFIPPIPARQRDSAPALPERNPFMCRSLSPAPDRFQPVRKDGSLKMKRTPMNFDPECNSSLKRRTRSDENLDRSYDKEDFEEVGEFFNRSCSMSLKKVANENTKLYEPIFNADPFLFPKNPHEPSSSAHAIPPEQEEKPIFQNFTRSDSVRKLDPSRPVPLPPSVESEDPSVENDLERPDTLSLDFAVVKSDNDSPTPVLPPKKNRQGKSLSSMENEGTDKKKLIPESLLPVNLKVNQGNVSPFDDEFNADVAFCFATTNNDESQNRKGNEVYYPLPNNMAALSEVLPECEDFYDSNEDNAMQNYDSPVPIIHSPVDQNAPSRSVHSSSSADTPMSDHAADPFSDPFFTTSTDEGENAPPPIPPHGRNMPTAGVHRRGMSPATSVDNIPESESRVNSAVDPLTGEVIVAGPGRFFDGRQTRNDASNPMQYYDEDFQILMAQGYSREAIKKALTVANNNFSIARNILKEFTPISK; from the exons ATGGCGGCAGTGAATGTGGATGAGGAAAGGGGAAATGAGAGCGTAAGATCATGGTTCTCAAGAATTCAAGATACTTTATCTTTAGCAGTCTCTTCCACTGCAAGAATTATAGTTGATAAAAAGGCTTTCGAAAAAGCAGGAAGATCGATTGAAAAGGTTTTACGACTATGTCAAAATCCAAGATTGAATTTGAATAATAGTCCACCTTTTATGCTTGATATTTTGCCAGAAACCCATTCTCATTTAAAACTTATACTTCAAAATTATGATGATAAATTACAGCAACTTAATGAATATGAATATTTTAAGATTTACTTGGAGAATCTTGATCACAAATGCAAGCAAGTTTTGAGgttatttaaagaaagtaaGGATAGAGTATTTGATGAGAGGGACAATTCCAGAAGGAAACTAACAAAGTTAAGCTTAATATTTAGCCATATGCTATCAgatttaaaagcaatttttcCACATGGCTGCTACATTGgcaataatttcaaaataacaAAAGCTGATGCAGTTGAATTCTGGAACACATCTTTTGGATCGAG TCGAACAATAGTGCCGTGGAAGCAATTTCGAGAACATCTCCAAACAGTTCATCCAATTGGATCTAACCTGGAAGCCATTGCCTTAAAGACCACTATTGACTTTGTTGTTAATGAGCACGTTTCCATATTCGAATTTGATGTCTTCACAAGACTCTTTGCACCGTGGTCGAACATCATACAAAATTGGAATTTACTGGCAGTCACCCATCCTGGCTATCTGGCATTTTTGACATATGACGAAGTAAAAGAAACCCTCACAAAGTATTTTCATAAGCCAGGCAG tTACATCTTTCGCTTGTCATGTACTCGCTTGGGTCAGTGGGCTATTGGGTATGTTACTGCAGAGGGGACAATATTGCAAACCATTCCGCAACACAAGACATTAATGCAAGCGTTGGTTGATGGGGCACGAGATGGATT TTACATATTCCCAAATGGACAGGACTTCAATCCAGACTTGCAACCTTTCTTAGTGGAATCGAAAGAACAGCATATCCAAGTTTCCGAAGAGCAGTACGAAATCTATGTCGAAATGGGATCAACCTTCCAACTGTGCAAGATCTGCGCTGAAAATGACAAAGACACGAAGATCGAGCCGTGTGGTCATTTAATGTGCCACTTATGTTTGGTACACTGGCAGGATACTGGCGGAACAG gttgTCCTTTTTGCCGTTCTGATATTAAGGGAATTGAGAATGTGATCGTCGATCCGTTTTCTCACAAATTAAAagctgaaaaaacaaaaaacgacaCGTCGCCGGATAATCCTCCACGCGTCGGCAATAAAGCACCTTCGGCTCCCAATGAGACTTTGCCTCGCTCAATGCCAATTCATAATAATCGTGTCGAAGAGATCAATCACGCCGAAATGATTCAGCCACCTCATCAGATGCATCAACAATCACTGCCGCACCTCCCCGACCGAGGCAACCATCAACGACCACAAAGAAAACGCCCGGAATCACCGGCAGCCGGCCAATTTGag GATGCAACCAATTGGGTTTCATCAAACATGACACGTGACACTAACGTAGATGACGCACAGCTTTTTTCCGCTACTGCACAAATTTCAAACGCTGACTTAACTGAACAAAACACCCCTCCCGTGATAGTAAGCCCGCCTCCTCTGCCTCATCGTCAGCCGAATTTCGAAAGTTGTTGGGACAGGCCGCAGCGGTCACCCCGCTCAAGTCCGCTTCATTCTCCGCAGTCATCACCTTTCCATTCTCCGAATGGTTCGCCTACCAACAGCCGCCGCAGAGTACCATCACCTGGTCTTGATGACGGTGCCGTACCACCGAGAATACCTCAGCCATACAAAGGAAATTCTTCTTTACTACGAGAACATGCAGTTAAAGCTAACAGCAGCGAGTTACTCTCGGAAGGTATCCACTCACGTTGTGGGTTGAATCATGCTGATACTAACAACGTTGGCTTTATACCGCCCATTCCAGCACGACAGCGAGATTCAGCTCCGGCGCTTCCAGAACGTAATCCATTTATGTGTCGCAGTTTGTCGCCGGCACCCGACAGATTTCAACCTGTTAGGAAGGATGGTAGCTTAAAAATGAAACGGACACCAATGAACTTTGATCCGGAGTGTAATTCTTCTTTAAAAAGGCGTACTCGTTCGGACGAGAACTTAGACCGCTCTTATGATAAAGAGGATTTCGAAGAAGTAGGAGAATTTTTCAATAGGTCTTGTAGCATGAGTCTAAAAAAAGTTGCCAACGAAAACACAAAACTATACGAGCCAATCTTTAACGCAGATCCTTTTTTGTTTCCGAAAAATCCACACGAACCTTCCTCAAGTGCGCACGCAATACCACCGGAACAAGAAGAGAAACCAATCTTTCAAAACTTTACTCGTAGTGACAGTGTAAGAAAGCTAGACCCCAGCCGACCGGTGCCTCTACCGCCGTCTGTGGAGAGCGAAGATCCATCCGTAGAGAACGACTTAGAGAGGCCAGATACGTTGTCACTAGACTTTGCTGTTGTAAAATCCGATAATGATTCTCCAACTCCAGTGTTGCCACCAAAAAAGAACCGGCAAGGAAAATCTTTGTCGTCTATGGAGAATGAAGGGACGGATAAAAAGAAGTTAATCCCAGAAAGTTTGTTACCAGTTAATTTGAAGGTGAACCAGGGTAATGTCTCTCCATTTGACGATGAATTTAATGCTGACGTGGCTTTCTGCTTTGCTACAACAAACAACGACGAATCGCAAAATCGAAAAGGTAATGAAGTGTATTATCCCTTGCCTAACAATATGGCTGCGTTATCGGAAGTATTGCCTGAATGCGAGGATTTTTACGACAGCAATGAAGACAACGCGATGCAAAACTACGACTCGCCTGTTCCGATTATCCATTCCCCTGTCGACCAAAATGCTCCGTCGCGGTCTGTACATAGTTCAAGTTCGGCCGATACACCTATGTCGGATCATGCTGCTGATCCATTCTCCGATCCATTTTTTACTACATCGACAGACGAGGGTGAAAATGCACCGCCCCCTATTCCACCACACGGTCGTAATATGCCAACCGCTGGGGTACACCGCCGAGGGATGAGTCCAGCTACTTCGGTGGATAACATTCCTGAATCGGAATCTCGTGTAAACAGTGCTGTTGACCCTCTAACTGGTGAAGTCATTGTGGCAGGTCCTGGTAGGTTTTTTGACGGCCGACAAACACGAAATGACGCGTCGAATCCAATGCAGTATTACGATGAAGACTTTCAAATTTTAATGGCTCAGGGTTACTCGAGAGAAGCGATCAAAAAAGCGTTGACGGTTGCCAACAACAACTTTTCTATTGCACGAAATATTTTGAAAGAGTTTACTCCAATCTCTAAGTAA